Proteins encoded by one window of Chryseobacterium foetidum:
- a CDS encoding GNAT family N-acetyltransferase, with protein MIEVKQNDDKKHGSFEASIDGQKAGLMTYTWAGEDRFIIDHTEVEEAYNGKGVGKEMLIKAVKFARENNKKIIPLCPFAKATFQKNEDLQDVL; from the coding sequence ATGATAGAAGTAAAACAAAACGACGACAAAAAACACGGAAGCTTTGAAGCTTCAATAGATGGACAAAAAGCCGGATTAATGACCTATACATGGGCTGGTGAAGACCGCTTCATCATCGATCATACTGAGGTGGAAGAAGCCTACAATGGAAAAGGCGTTGGAAAGGAAATGCTTATCAAAGCAGTTAAATTCGCAAGAGAAAACAATAAAAAAATCATTCCCCTCTGCCCGTTTGCAAAAGCCACGTTCCAGAAGAATGAGGATTTGCAGGATGTCTTGTAA
- a CDS encoding OsmC family protein codes for MSVTVKASLGKTKYYTQVIAGENTLITDEPIDKGGQNKGFNPFEILATSLASCTAATLRMYIDRKEWDIENIDVEVELENFPLTKLAVFKRNISFEGSNVNEDQLKRLHAIADACPVHKILLNEIEIQTKFS; via the coding sequence ATGTCTGTAACCGTTAAAGCAAGCTTAGGCAAAACAAAATACTACACACAAGTAATTGCGGGTGAAAATACCCTGATCACTGACGAACCCATCGACAAGGGCGGACAAAATAAAGGTTTTAATCCTTTTGAAATTCTCGCAACCTCTTTGGCGAGCTGTACCGCAGCGACTTTGAGAATGTACATCGACAGAAAAGAATGGGACATCGAAAACATAGACGTAGAAGTAGAACTGGAAAATTTTCCGCTTACAAAATTGGCAGTTTTTAAAAGAAACATTAGTTTTGAAGGTAGCAATGTAAACGAAGATCAACTGAAAAGACTTCATGCCATCGCAGATGCCTGTCCGGTACACAAAATATTACTCAACGAAATAGAAATTCAAACCAAATTTTCATAA
- a CDS encoding MFS transporter — MSTTTSPRQTVKKVLPLILATAIFMQMLDSTILNTSLPSIARDLNESPLNMQNAIISYVLTLAVFMPASGFLADHFGTRRVFIFALVLFSLGSVFCALSQNLTHLVISRVIQGVGGSLMTPVGKLALIKTFNRNELLKAMNFAIVPALIGPVLGPLVGGYMVDYLSWHWIFLINIPIGALGIVLGLKYMPNYNSRDTDFDLKGFMIFAAASLLLSVSLELFGDMQNITPVLLVFILGFLFLYYYYRHAKRGNNPIFPLSLFQVRTFRVGIIGNLATRLGISSVPLLLPLMIQIAYGQSAVISGWIIAPMALTAMFGKSSVIKILNKFGYKRTLMVNTFIIGMLICFLAIPDIHTSIYWFVPVIAILGFFNSIQFTSMNTISIADLRNFQTSSGNSLISVNQQLAIGFGIAFGLIVLKIFENSTELIRHETHNAFRYTFLTVGALTILSSLVFRRLHVSDGRNMNSKE, encoded by the coding sequence ATGTCAACAACCACCTCTCCCCGCCAAACCGTAAAAAAAGTTCTTCCCTTAATTTTAGCAACTGCGATTTTCATGCAGATGCTGGATTCTACCATTCTCAACACCTCATTACCATCCATTGCCAGAGATTTAAACGAATCTCCGTTGAATATGCAGAATGCAATTATAAGTTACGTCTTAACACTTGCGGTTTTCATGCCTGCAAGTGGATTTTTGGCAGACCATTTTGGGACGAGAAGAGTTTTTATTTTTGCTTTGGTACTTTTTAGTTTGGGTTCAGTTTTTTGTGCTCTTTCGCAGAATCTTACGCATTTGGTTATTTCAAGAGTGATTCAGGGTGTTGGAGGAAGCCTGATGACACCAGTTGGAAAATTAGCTTTAATTAAAACTTTCAACCGCAATGAATTGCTCAAAGCCATGAATTTTGCAATTGTTCCCGCATTAATCGGTCCGGTTTTAGGTCCGCTGGTTGGTGGTTACATGGTCGATTACCTTTCCTGGCACTGGATTTTTCTCATCAACATTCCGATTGGGGCTTTAGGAATTGTTTTAGGTTTAAAATATATGCCGAATTACAATTCAAGAGATACCGATTTTGATTTAAAAGGTTTTATGATTTTTGCGGCAGCCTCTCTCCTGCTCTCAGTTTCACTGGAATTATTTGGTGATATGCAGAACATCACGCCTGTTCTGCTGGTGTTCATTTTAGGATTTTTATTCCTCTACTATTATTACCGCCACGCAAAAAGAGGGAACAACCCTATTTTCCCTCTGAGTTTATTTCAGGTTCGGACATTTCGTGTTGGAATTATAGGAAATCTTGCCACAAGATTGGGAATCAGCTCGGTTCCTTTGTTACTTCCTTTGATGATTCAGATTGCGTACGGTCAGTCTGCCGTTATTTCCGGCTGGATTATCGCTCCGATGGCACTCACAGCTATGTTTGGTAAATCTTCGGTTATTAAAATTTTAAACAAATTCGGATATAAACGAACTTTAATGGTCAATACTTTCATCATCGGAATGCTGATCTGTTTTCTTGCCATTCCGGATATTCATACTTCAATTTACTGGTTTGTTCCGGTGATCGCCATTTTAGGATTTTTCAATTCGATACAGTTTACATCGATGAATACAATTTCCATTGCAGATTTACGGAATTTCCAGACCAGCAGCGGGAATTCTTTGATTTCGGTAAATCAGCAGCTGGCCATCGGATTTGGGATTGCGTTTGGACTTATTGTTTTAAAGATTTTTGAAAACAGCACTGAACTTATTCGCCACGAAACCCACAACGCTTTCCGCTACACTTTCCTTACTGTGGGAGCTTTAACAATTCTCTCAAGTTTAGTTTTCAGACGACTTCACGTCTCGGATGGCAGAAATATGAATTCAAAAGAGTAA
- a CDS encoding GNAT family N-acetyltransferase: MKAEFENIDLVKNENKKRFEIEFNGHFAFIDYKETSHQIALIHTESEPELAGTGAAAAVVEKTLIYIEESGKKLLPFCPYVFAFIKKNNDWKRIVDERFESYNKL; this comes from the coding sequence ATGAAAGCAGAATTTGAAAACATTGATCTGGTAAAAAATGAAAACAAGAAGAGATTCGAAATCGAATTTAACGGTCACTTCGCATTTATCGATTACAAAGAAACGAGTCATCAAATCGCCCTAATCCACACAGAATCCGAACCCGAACTGGCCGGAACCGGAGCTGCCGCCGCCGTTGTTGAAAAAACATTGATTTACATAGAAGAAAGTGGTAAAAAATTGCTTCCTTTTTGCCCGTACGTTTTTGCTTTCATTAAAAAAAATAATGATTGGAAACGTATTGTGGATGAAAGATTTGAGAGCTACAACAAGCTTTAA
- a CDS encoding NADPH-dependent FMN reductase, with amino-acid sequence MKILAFAGSNSSTSINRELVKFVLKSFPEDEINLIDLNDFDMPVFSVDREKNGFPEEAHNFLKQIENCDVIICSLAEHNRSYSAAFKNIFDWASRINVKVFQNKPMFLMSTSPGGYGGGNVMNTAKTFFPQFAADVKETFSLPKFYENFDLESGVINPEMLKDLNEKIESFKTQIA; translated from the coding sequence ATGAAAATATTAGCATTCGCCGGAAGCAATTCTTCCACATCGATTAACAGGGAGCTTGTGAAGTTTGTTCTGAAAAGTTTTCCTGAGGATGAAATCAATTTAATAGATCTTAATGATTTCGACATGCCCGTTTTTTCGGTAGACCGTGAGAAAAATGGTTTTCCTGAAGAAGCACACAATTTTTTAAAGCAAATTGAAAACTGTGATGTCATAATCTGTTCTCTTGCAGAACACAACCGTTCTTACTCAGCGGCATTTAAAAATATTTTTGACTGGGCTTCGAGAATTAATGTAAAAGTTTTCCAGAATAAACCAATGTTTTTGATGTCAACATCTCCCGGTGGTTATGGTGGTGGAAATGTGATGAATACAGCAAAAACGTTCTTCCCTCAGTTTGCTGCAGACGTGAAAGAAACGTTTTCTCTCCCTAAATTTTACGAAAATTTTGATCTGGAAAGCGGTGTTATCAATCCCGAAATGCTCAAAGATTTGAATGAAAAAATTGAAAGTTTTAAAACGCAGATTGCTTAA
- a CDS encoding pirin family protein: MSNIGLIVEERAADIGNFLVGRLLPFREKRAVGPFVFIDHMGPAELKDYQNLDVPPHPHIGLSTLTYLFEGSIFHRDSLGSATEIKPGAVNWMTSGKGVVHSERTPEYLRNSPQFLHGFQIWIGLPKEMEDTEPSFFHIEADEIPSWTEGDTDYKLIAGEAFGKKSAVPVHSPLYFVEIKSKTKQKLNIGQHLFGEVGMYVLEGTVNIEGQEYGTKQLLIAKNASLCEFEINENTTIYLFGGEPFPEERHIFWNFVHSDREKIEEAKVNWQDQNYDAFPLVPGDDKEFVPLPKAILNRK; encoded by the coding sequence ATGTCAAATATAGGCCTGATTGTAGAAGAAAGAGCTGCAGACATAGGCAATTTTTTAGTAGGCAGACTTTTGCCTTTTCGTGAAAAAAGAGCCGTTGGACCTTTTGTTTTTATTGATCACATGGGACCGGCAGAACTCAAAGATTACCAAAATCTTGACGTTCCTCCACATCCGCACATCGGACTTTCTACATTGACTTATCTTTTCGAAGGTTCGATTTTTCACCGCGACAGCCTTGGTTCTGCAACTGAAATAAAGCCCGGAGCCGTCAACTGGATGACTTCAGGAAAAGGCGTTGTTCATTCAGAAAGAACTCCTGAATATCTGAGAAATTCACCACAGTTTCTACACGGTTTCCAGATCTGGATTGGATTACCTAAAGAAATGGAAGACACCGAACCCTCATTTTTCCACATCGAAGCAGATGAAATACCATCATGGACGGAAGGAGATACAGATTACAAACTGATTGCCGGCGAGGCTTTCGGTAAAAAATCGGCAGTTCCTGTTCACAGTCCGCTCTACTTTGTTGAAATTAAAAGCAAAACAAAACAAAAACTCAATATCGGACAGCATCTTTTCGGCGAAGTCGGAATGTATGTTTTGGAAGGCACTGTGAATATTGAAGGACAGGAATATGGAACAAAGCAGTTGTTAATCGCCAAAAATGCTTCGCTGTGTGAATTTGAAATTAATGAAAATACCACTATTTATCTTTTTGGAGGAGAACCATTTCCTGAAGAAAGACATATTTTCTGGAACTTTGTGCATTCAGACAGGGAAAAAATTGAAGAGGCAAAAGTGAACTGGCAAGATCAGAATTACGATGCATTTCCTTTGGTTCCGGGAGACGACAAGGAATTTGTGCCGCTGCCTAAGGCTATTCTGAACAGAAAATAA